One genomic region from Bradyrhizobium icense encodes:
- a CDS encoding AbrB/MazE/SpoVT family DNA-binding domain-containing protein, producing MLVSKWGNSLAVRLPKKLVEALKLSPGDELDVVAASESRIAVEKIDKRAEFLRQAEAFRFPLPEGYKFDRDEANER from the coding sequence ATGTTGGTGTCCAAATGGGGCAACAGCCTTGCGGTCCGCTTGCCCAAGAAACTGGTCGAGGCATTGAAACTCAGCCCCGGCGACGAACTGGATGTGGTCGCGGCCTCCGAGAGCAGGATCGCAGTCGAGAAAATCGACAAGCGCGCCGAATTCCTACGACAGGCGGAGGCGTTCCGCTTTCCCTTGCCCGAAGGCTACAAGTTCGACCGCGACGAGGCCAATGAGCGGTGA
- a CDS encoding cysteine hydrolase family protein gives MEGIRDAAHLCIDMQNIFAKGGVWETPWMEKVLPVISEIAARYQERTVFTRFITPERPEDRRGQWRAYFTKWKRATRDDLAPGALDIVPALSRYSPPALVVDKPAYSAFFGSRLGHLLVERHVGTVVVSGAETDVCVLATVLGAVDLGFRVVIVQDALCSSSDTGHDALMTMYRTRFNEQIELVSTAELFDMWRPE, from the coding sequence ATGGAAGGAATTCGCGACGCCGCGCATCTGTGCATCGATATGCAGAACATCTTCGCCAAAGGCGGTGTGTGGGAAACGCCATGGATGGAGAAGGTATTGCCGGTGATCTCGGAGATCGCCGCGCGATATCAGGAGCGGACGGTATTCACGCGCTTCATCACACCCGAGCGGCCGGAAGACCGCCGCGGCCAGTGGCGGGCCTATTTCACCAAATGGAAGCGCGCGACGCGCGATGACCTCGCTCCCGGCGCACTCGACATCGTGCCGGCGCTGTCCCGATATTCGCCGCCGGCCCTGGTCGTCGACAAGCCCGCCTATTCGGCATTCTTCGGATCGCGGCTCGGTCATCTGCTCGTCGAGCGGCATGTCGGCACGGTGGTGGTGTCAGGCGCGGAGACCGATGTCTGCGTGCTCGCCACGGTGCTCGGCGCGGTCGATCTCGGCTTCCGCGTCGTCATCGTGCAGGATGCGCTCTGCAGTTCCTCGGACACCGGGCATGATGCGCTGATGACCATGTACCGGACGCGGTTCAACGAGCAGATCGAGCTGGTCAGTACCGCGGAACTGTTCGACATGTGGCGTCCGGAATAG
- a CDS encoding 3-hydroxybutyryl-CoA dehydrogenase encodes MIEQIGIVGAGTMGNGIAQVCAAAGLPVVMTDISDAALTRGMLVVSNSLERLVNKQKMTDADRQAALARITTTTDTAKFSTCDLVIEAATENEELKVKILKDLCPKLRPQALLATNTSSISITKLAAATDRPDRFIGMHFFNPVPLMALLELIRGLQTSDDTHAKAADFAKRIGKVAITAKNSPGFAVNRILCPMINEAIFALQEGLATAEDIDAGMKLGCNHPIGPLALADMIGLDTMLSVMEVFYQGFNDPKYRPAPLLKEMVAAGHLGRKTGQGFYSYGK; translated from the coding sequence ATGATTGAGCAAATCGGTATCGTAGGCGCGGGGACCATGGGTAACGGCATCGCCCAGGTTTGCGCCGCAGCCGGCCTCCCCGTGGTCATGACCGACATCTCAGACGCCGCGCTCACACGTGGCATGTTGGTGGTGTCGAACAGCCTGGAGCGCCTCGTCAACAAGCAGAAGATGACCGACGCCGACCGGCAGGCCGCGCTGGCGCGCATCACGACGACTACGGACACGGCGAAGTTTTCCACCTGCGATCTCGTCATTGAGGCGGCGACCGAGAATGAAGAGCTGAAGGTCAAGATACTGAAGGACCTTTGCCCAAAATTGCGGCCGCAGGCGCTGCTCGCCACCAACACGTCCTCGATCTCGATCACAAAACTCGCGGCGGCGACCGACCGGCCGGACCGCTTCATCGGCATGCACTTCTTCAATCCGGTGCCGCTGATGGCGCTGTTGGAACTGATCCGGGGCTTGCAGACCTCCGATGACACGCATGCCAAGGCCGCGGACTTCGCCAAGCGCATCGGCAAGGTGGCGATCACGGCGAAGAACAGCCCGGGCTTTGCGGTCAACCGCATCCTCTGCCCGATGATCAACGAGGCGATCTTTGCTCTGCAGGAAGGTTTGGCGACCGCCGAGGATATCGATGCCGGCATGAAGCTCGGCTGCAATCATCCGATCGGCCCGCTGGCGCTCGCCGACATGATCGGCCTCGACACCATGCTGTCGGTGATGGAAGTGTTCTACCAGGGCTTCAACGACCCGAAATACCGCCCCGCGCCGCTCCTGAAGGAAATGGTCGCCGCCGGCCATCTCGGCCGCAAGACAGGGCAGGGCTTTTATAGCTACGGGAAGTAG
- a CDS encoding PIN domain-containing protein, which yields MSAFFDSNILIYAFSTDTRRERALAVIAGGGVISVQVLNEFTNVLRKKQKQDWPVIEAALHSLRFRFPDIVPLTADTHAAALERDDIRFVHIRRWRSNWRTRPVRQYRGSGR from the coding sequence GTGAGCGCGTTCTTCGACAGCAATATTCTGATCTACGCCTTCTCGACCGACACTCGCCGCGAACGCGCACTGGCCGTGATTGCCGGCGGCGGCGTCATCAGCGTGCAGGTGCTGAACGAGTTCACCAACGTGTTGCGCAAGAAGCAAAAGCAGGATTGGCCTGTGATCGAAGCGGCGCTGCATTCCCTGCGCTTCCGGTTTCCCGACATCGTGCCGTTGACCGCTGACACTCACGCTGCCGCACTAGAGCGTGATGACATTAGGTTTGTTCATATCCGGCGTTGGCGAAGTAATTGGCGCACTCGGCCGGTGAGACAGTATCGAGGATCGGGGCGATAG
- a CDS encoding flavodoxin family protein has protein sequence MAAPDVRKEMPPVKLPREEFERRYRGRFVDPVFQPLQRELDAIVAAAWDAYSHSRKAPLTRKAGAGFADPEYEIAVDWLAAREAILEAQRRHDDAAAQPRILIVNGSARSEHTCPGETSKTWRLVKLAEPVLAEMGFAVDILDLSRLTSEYGRQIYPCKSCVATAMPLCHWPCSCYPNHSLGQTDDWMNEIYPLWVAAHGILIVAPVNWYHAPTPLKAMMDRLVCADGGNPDPTSTHGKHAGQAKALELKGWPYPRHLAGRHFGLVIHGDSGGAETLRRSLSDWLTDMALISAGRTAEAEGYIGYMEPYATSHQALDEDHEFHDEVRNAARALGNAVKLARAGKLENPAKGLVEPDPK, from the coding sequence ATGGCGGCGCCGGACGTTCGCAAGGAAATGCCGCCCGTCAAATTGCCGCGCGAGGAATTCGAGAGGCGCTATCGCGGCCGCTTCGTCGATCCGGTCTTCCAGCCACTGCAGCGCGAGCTCGACGCCATCGTCGCGGCGGCATGGGACGCCTATAGCCATTCCCGCAAAGCCCCGCTGACGCGCAAGGCGGGAGCGGGCTTCGCCGATCCCGAGTACGAAATCGCGGTGGACTGGCTCGCCGCACGCGAGGCCATTCTCGAAGCGCAGCGGCGCCACGACGATGCCGCTGCGCAGCCGCGTATCCTCATCGTCAACGGCTCGGCGCGTAGCGAGCATACCTGCCCCGGCGAGACGTCCAAGACATGGCGGCTGGTCAAGCTCGCCGAGCCGGTGCTGGCCGAAATGGGATTTGCGGTCGACATTCTGGATCTCTCGCGGCTGACGTCGGAATATGGCCGGCAGATTTATCCCTGCAAATCCTGCGTCGCCACCGCGATGCCGCTCTGCCACTGGCCCTGCAGTTGTTATCCGAACCATTCGCTCGGCCAGACCGACGACTGGATGAACGAAATCTATCCGCTCTGGGTGGCAGCGCACGGCATCCTGATCGTGGCGCCCGTGAACTGGTATCACGCGCCGACGCCGCTGAAGGCGATGATGGATCGCCTGGTCTGCGCCGATGGCGGCAATCCCGATCCGACCTCCACCCACGGCAAGCACGCCGGCCAGGCCAAGGCGCTCGAACTGAAAGGATGGCCCTATCCGCGCCATCTGGCCGGCCGGCATTTCGGGCTTGTGATTCACGGCGACAGCGGAGGCGCGGAGACGCTGCGGCGGTCACTTTCGGACTGGCTGACCGATATGGCGCTGATCTCGGCCGGCCGCACCGCCGAAGCCGAGGGCTATATCGGCTACATGGAGCCCTACGCCACCTCGCATCAGGCCTTGGACGAGGATCACGAATTCCACGACGAGGTACGCAATGCGGCACGCGCGCTCGGTAATGCGGTGAAGCTCGCGCGTGCGGGAAAGCTGGAGAATCCGGCCAAGGGTCTTGTCGAGCCCGATCCGAAGTAG
- a CDS encoding IS630 family transposase (programmed frameshift), which yields MGRPYSDDLRERVVRAVIKGGLSRHQAAAQFGVGISTAINWVRRFRETGSVKPDQIGGYRPKKIEGSHREWLVQRCRETDFTVRGLVTELAERGLKVDYRTMWEFVHAEKLSYKKTLIAAEQDRPDVARRRAQWTKYRDRIDPTRLVFIDETWTKTNMAPLRGWAPRGQRIKSKVPHGRWHTMTFMAALRHDRITAPWFIEGPINGEAFRLYIEKVLVPTLRHGDIVIMDNLGSHKAKAVRHAIRAAGARLFYLPKYSPDLNPIEQFFAKFKHCLRKAAQRTTETVYNAIAPILDTVSPAECANYFANAGYEQT from the exons ATGGGACGACCTTATTCGGACGATCTTCGCGAGCGAGTGGTGAGGGCTGTCATCAAAGGCGGCCTGTCACGGCATCAGGCGGCAGCCCAATTTGGGGTGGGCATCAGCACGGCGATCAACTGGGTACGGCGGTTCCGAGAGACTGGCAGCGTCAAGCCGGATCAGATCGGCGGCTATAGACCAAAGAAGATTGAGGGGTCGCACCGCGAATGGCTGGTGCAACGATGTCGAGAGACAGATTTCACCGTGCGCGGGCTGGTGACCGAACTCGCCGAGCGTGGCCTTAAGGTCGATTACCGCACGATGTGGGAGTTCGTCCACGCTGAGAAGCTCAGTTAC AAAAAGACGTTGATTGCCGCCGAGCAGGACCGTCCCGATGTCGCACGTCGGCGGGCGCAGTGGACCAAGTATCGAGATCGGATCGATCCCACTCGCTTGGTGTTCATCGACGAGACCTGGACCAAAACCAATATGGCGCCGCTGCGGGGCTGGGCGCCACGCGGTCAGCGCATTAAATCCAAGGTGCCGCATGGCCGCTGGCACACCATGACCTTCATGGCCGCTTTGCGCCACGATCGTATCACCGCACCGTGGTTCATCGAGGGACCGATCAATGGCGAAGCCTTCCGTCTCTACATCGAGAAGGTGCTGGTTCCAACGCTGCGGCACGGTGACATCGTCATCATGGACAATCTCGGCTCGCACAAGGCTAAGGCCGTTCGCCATGCCATCCGCGCCGCCGGCGCCCGGCTCTTCTACCTGCCGAAGTACTCGCCCGATCTGAACCCGATCGAGCAGTTCTTCGCCAAGTTCAAACACTGCCTGCGTAAAGCCGCGCAGCGAACCACCGAAACCGTCTACAATGCTATCGCCCCGATCCTCGATACTGTCTCACCGGCCGAGTGCGCCAATTACTTCGCCAACGCCGGATATGAACAAACCTAA